Proteins from a single region of Paenibacillus sp. BIHB 4019:
- a CDS encoding Gfo/Idh/MocA family oxidoreductase: protein MLKPVPFGIIGFGWRAEAYLRIAKQLPHLFQIVGIVVRDSAKYEHASDQWGVTLYSTPQELAKHCEFLVAAVSKTSMPHVLKEAALLDIPLLAETPPAFNEDGYQLVSSLIQSGARIQIAEQYLLQPHHQARTAMIQSGSLGEVRHVQVSAAHGYHGISLIRQWLSVTDSSCQIVSRRFELPIQEVPHRGRAAQDRLETEIQDISIITFGDGKSAVLDFARSQYFSPIRHNRILIRGSKGEIRDNEVTRSLGANNYEDVTIRRMQDGLEGSLAPLSLRELRAGSECVFRNPYHPAQLSDEEIAIAEVLTRMTAYIASGESFYSLSEALIDVRLSLAIDESIATGLAVNVL from the coding sequence ATGCTAAAACCTGTACCTTTCGGCATCATCGGATTTGGCTGGAGAGCGGAAGCGTATTTGCGGATTGCCAAGCAGCTGCCGCATTTATTTCAAATAGTCGGCATCGTGGTCAGAGATTCGGCAAAATATGAGCATGCTTCAGATCAATGGGGCGTGACCCTTTATTCAACGCCGCAGGAGCTGGCCAAGCATTGTGAATTTCTTGTTGCAGCCGTCTCAAAAACTTCTATGCCCCACGTCCTGAAGGAAGCGGCGTTACTAGACATTCCGCTGCTGGCCGAAACGCCTCCTGCTTTCAACGAAGATGGCTATCAGCTCGTTTCCTCGCTCATCCAATCCGGCGCCCGTATTCAAATTGCCGAGCAATACCTTTTGCAGCCGCATCATCAAGCCAGAACCGCCATGATTCAATCGGGAAGCCTGGGAGAAGTACGCCACGTACAAGTATCGGCGGCACATGGTTATCATGGCATTAGTTTAATTAGACAGTGGCTCTCTGTCACGGATTCCAGCTGCCAAATCGTTTCGCGGCGTTTTGAACTTCCTATTCAAGAAGTCCCTCATCGAGGACGAGCTGCGCAAGACCGGCTGGAGACCGAAATTCAGGATATTTCCATTATAACTTTTGGAGATGGTAAAAGTGCCGTTCTTGATTTCGCACGCTCTCAATATTTTTCGCCAATACGACACAATCGCATTCTAATACGCGGCTCTAAAGGGGAAATCCGGGATAATGAGGTAACCCGGAGTTTAGGTGCCAACAACTATGAAGACGTAACGATTAGAAGAATGCAAGACGGCTTGGAGGGCAGCCTTGCTCCGCTTTCGCTTCGGGAATTGCGGGCAGGATCAGAGTGCGTTTTTCGCAATCCGTACCATCCTGCCCAGCTATCTGATGAGGAAATTGCGATAGCCGAAGTTTTGACACGCATGACGGCATATATAGCAAGCGGAGAAAGCTTTTATTCACTATCCGAGGCTTTAATTGATGTTCGTCTATCCCTTGCTATAGATGAGTCAATTGCTACCGGCCTTGCAGTAAATGTGCTGTAG
- a CDS encoding sensor histidine kinase, translating into MHLLNQLKLRDKLLVMYICSVFIPIVLTNVIFYNVTTNNIKNQKTRDADMVLEQLQREVRSVIDEAAGISYLYYIDPLLNGHLDHTYTSKLEYVEAFTDMKSVFMKSEQAYSTISSTVIYTDNPTVLASGQILPLDDTALDADWYNQFKQTSASYPVLIHSGDTISLIQRLNNSGDGRYNSLIKSDLNMATFRQLFAGIGFEGNMYFVNANGTIHYTNEAGADWEAGTLRLEQMAMPEKSIAFDKPYANNNYLNGWRLYGVMDEKVILQEVRKSGTFVLFLASINIVVPSLIIAAISRSIHVRLVRILRHMKKVKNQHFETIPFEESRDEIGQLTGEFNRMTMRIDNLINDVYMADIQKKDLEIRQRQAQLHALHSQINPHFLFNALETIRMRSLMKGETETARTIHSMAKIFRKSIIWKRSWVSVREELELIECFLEIQKYRFGDKLQYQLTVEDAVYEHTIPKMTFLPFVENASIHGIESSPGIGLIGLHIGYEDGRILFRLTDNGIGMPEDKLSELMQYLQEDGAMGDNVGMKNVYTRLKLCYKDAFDFTLRSESGSGTTIELRLPVMDKGA; encoded by the coding sequence ATGCATTTATTAAATCAATTGAAATTGCGGGATAAGCTGCTTGTTATGTACATATGCTCGGTGTTTATTCCGATCGTACTGACGAACGTCATCTTCTACAACGTGACCACAAACAACATCAAAAACCAGAAGACGCGCGATGCGGACATGGTTTTGGAGCAATTGCAGCGGGAGGTGCGATCCGTCATTGATGAGGCGGCGGGCATCTCCTATTTATATTATATCGATCCGCTGCTGAACGGGCATTTGGATCACACGTACACGTCAAAGCTGGAATATGTAGAAGCGTTTACGGATATGAAAAGCGTGTTTATGAAGTCGGAGCAAGCCTATTCTACGATTAGCTCGACAGTCATTTATACCGACAACCCGACGGTGCTTGCCTCGGGGCAGATTTTGCCGCTCGATGATACAGCTCTCGATGCCGACTGGTACAACCAGTTCAAGCAAACGAGCGCTTCGTATCCCGTCCTCATTCATAGCGGAGATACGATCAGCCTTATTCAGCGTTTGAATAATAGCGGAGACGGGAGATACAACAGCCTGATCAAAAGCGATTTGAATATGGCGACCTTCAGGCAGCTGTTTGCCGGCATCGGTTTTGAAGGGAACATGTATTTCGTCAATGCAAACGGGACCATTCATTATACGAATGAGGCGGGGGCAGACTGGGAGGCGGGAACGCTGCGGCTTGAGCAGATGGCGATGCCGGAAAAGTCAATTGCATTCGATAAGCCGTATGCGAACAACAATTATTTAAACGGCTGGCGGCTGTATGGCGTCATGGACGAGAAGGTTATTTTGCAGGAGGTACGCAAGTCGGGCACCTTTGTTTTATTTTTGGCGAGCATTAACATTGTCGTTCCGTCTTTGATTATTGCCGCCATTTCTCGATCTATCCACGTAAGACTGGTCCGCATTTTAAGGCATATGAAGAAGGTGAAAAACCAGCATTTCGAGACGATTCCGTTCGAGGAGTCGCGCGATGAGATCGGGCAATTGACGGGCGAATTCAACCGGATGACCATGCGGATCGACAATTTAATCAACGACGTCTATATGGCGGATATTCAGAAAAAGGATTTGGAAATCCGCCAGCGGCAAGCGCAGCTTCATGCCCTTCACAGCCAGATCAACCCGCATTTTCTCTTTAATGCGCTGGAGACGATCCGCATGCGCAGCTTAATGAAGGGGGAGACAGAGACGGCGCGGACGATCCATTCGATGGCCAAAATATTCCGCAAGTCGATTATATGGAAGCGCAGCTGGGTGTCGGTTCGCGAGGAGCTGGAGCTGATTGAATGTTTTCTGGAAATTCAGAAATACCGTTTCGGCGACAAGCTGCAATATCAATTGACGGTCGAGGATGCGGTATACGAGCATACGATTCCTAAAATGACCTTTCTTCCCTTTGTCGAAAATGCCAGCATCCATGGTATTGAGAGCTCGCCGGGCATCGGTCTCATTGGACTGCATATTGGTTACGAGGATGGCCGGATTTTATTCCGTCTGACGGACAATGGCATAGGCATGCCGGAGGACAAGCTGAGCGAGCTGATGCAATATTTGCAGGAGGACGGGGCGATGGGCGACAACGTAGGGATGAAAAATGTATACACCCGGCTCAAGCTCTGCTATAAAGACGCCTTCGATTTCACCCTCCGCAGCGAATCCGGCTCCGGCACCACCATAGAGCTCCGCCTCCCGGTAATGGATAAGGGCGCGTAA
- a CDS encoding MFS transporter, whose translation MFNQLRTVNKNYALQLAAIFIGFIVFGISENVKGPAIPRIQYDFALDEQQLGSLLSLNALGYMLACSFTAFLTRKFGVKLVTLVAFGSMVLSGVLIFFSKSYSFFGASYFLMYIGNGMLEIALAVIGARIFVRNVGTMMNLSHFFYGLSSTVAPMIASGLITVSVYGHVLDWRGMYLIMLSLCLIPMIPTLLSKFPGDDPADGPRSGFRELMRDPALWLLALILTFGVVAELAVGGWLVNFLEKAYAWKNVSASGMLSAFFLCFAGARLLLGPLTDKIGFNLSLLLFAGVSSICTFIAVWGGESLAFLFAAAGIGIAPIYPTVMAFIAKRYPRGSESAITFTVTIMGIGSVIFNYLIGAVTQLVKNNYGAETQIGLLRGLQAGYGFIGLCLLLCAVTGVFLYRYLAARKELI comes from the coding sequence ATGTTCAACCAGCTTCGTACCGTTAACAAAAATTATGCGCTGCAGCTCGCAGCTATTTTCATCGGCTTTATTGTGTTCGGCATTTCTGAAAATGTAAAAGGACCCGCGATTCCCCGGATCCAATACGATTTCGCCCTTGATGAACAGCAGCTTGGCTCCTTGCTGTCGTTAAACGCGCTCGGCTATATGCTCGCCTGCTCATTCACCGCTTTTCTGACACGCAAGTTCGGCGTCAAGCTGGTCACGCTGGTTGCATTCGGCTCGATGGTTCTTTCAGGCGTCCTTATTTTCTTTTCCAAAAGCTATTCTTTCTTCGGGGCGTCCTATTTCCTCATGTATATCGGCAACGGCATGCTGGAAATTGCGCTAGCGGTCATCGGGGCGCGCATCTTCGTGCGCAATGTCGGAACGATGATGAATTTATCCCATTTTTTTTATGGGCTCAGCTCAACCGTTGCCCCGATGATTGCCTCAGGCCTCATTACAGTGAGCGTCTACGGCCATGTTTTGGATTGGCGCGGCATGTATCTCATTATGCTGTCGCTCTGTCTCATTCCGATGATACCGACGCTGCTGAGCAAATTTCCCGGCGATGATCCAGCAGATGGGCCGCGCTCTGGCTTCCGGGAGCTGATGCGTGATCCGGCATTGTGGCTGCTGGCGCTCATTCTCACCTTCGGCGTCGTCGCAGAGCTTGCGGTAGGAGGCTGGCTGGTCAATTTTCTGGAGAAGGCTTACGCTTGGAAAAATGTTTCCGCATCCGGCATGCTGTCCGCCTTCTTCCTCTGCTTCGCTGGCGCACGGCTGCTGCTTGGCCCGCTCACGGACAAAATCGGCTTTAACTTGTCACTGCTGCTCTTCGCCGGCGTCTCGTCGATTTGTACGTTTATCGCGGTGTGGGGCGGCGAGTCGCTGGCGTTTCTATTCGCCGCTGCCGGCATCGGCATCGCCCCGATTTATCCGACCGTTATGGCCTTCATCGCCAAGCGTTATCCGCGCGGCAGCGAATCCGCCATTACTTTTACGGTTACGATCATGGGCATCGGCAGCGTTATTTTCAACTATTTGATTGGCGCAGTTACCCAGCTGGTGAAAAATAATTACGGTGCCGAGACGCAAATCGGCTTGCTGCGCGGACTTCAAGCCGGTTACGGCTTCATCGGCCTCTGCCTGCTCTTATGCGCGGTAACCGGCGTCTTCCTTTACCGTTATTTAGCGGCTCGCAAAGAGCTAATCTAG
- a CDS encoding ABC transporter substrate-binding protein, giving the protein MVKKKLWTMGLAATLSVALIGCSSNSNSGNSGNAGNAGKTSSSPASSSEAAGEQEPVTFTYYGFAANKDTLASDTVIGKELQKQTGVDFKMEFIVGDVKTKSGVMIASGDYPDVIVPDGEIDKLMDAGAFIPLDDLIEKYGPNIKRVYGPYMDKFKQADGKIYHLPFSADQGYIGDPGISQGAFWMQRSVLKEFGYPKIKTLDEYFDLIKQYQEKHPQVDGKDTVGFVIFAGVADNFFTLTNPSMHLAGYPNDGGVLVDMATHEAKTYQASEYEKRWIQKLNEVNAEGLFDPESFTANKDQYLAKLTSGRVLGYFNYGWQVGDATNNLKKAGIDEKRYTPLPIVFDQNTKDQYVDPPAFVNNRGIGISINAKDPVRIIQYFDNMLKEENQILVQWGIKDQNYSVDANGRFIMNEQQISERNDTEFTREFGWSYFQYNWPRYGNNSLLADGNSYAVGNQPEVAYAGYTDGDKAILDAYGVKTFAEMFAKPDERPWYPAWSINKGQGTPEQIFEQKSSDIAKKYLPKLVLADPAQFDSIWSEYTAEFGKLDSASYESFITNIVKERVAGNW; this is encoded by the coding sequence ATGGTCAAAAAGAAGCTTTGGACAATGGGACTAGCAGCGACGCTGTCTGTCGCATTGATCGGCTGCAGCAGCAACAGCAACAGCGGCAATTCAGGCAATGCTGGCAATGCTGGAAAAACGTCAAGCAGTCCGGCATCCTCCTCGGAAGCAGCGGGTGAGCAGGAGCCCGTCACCTTCACGTATTACGGTTTTGCGGCTAACAAGGATACGCTCGCCAGCGATACGGTCATCGGCAAGGAGCTGCAAAAGCAGACCGGCGTTGATTTCAAAATGGAGTTTATCGTCGGTGACGTAAAAACGAAATCCGGCGTTATGATCGCCAGCGGCGACTATCCTGATGTTATCGTGCCAGATGGCGAAATTGATAAGCTGATGGATGCCGGCGCCTTCATTCCGCTGGACGATTTAATCGAGAAATACGGCCCTAATATTAAGCGCGTATATGGACCTTATATGGATAAATTCAAGCAGGCTGACGGCAAAATCTATCATCTTCCTTTTTCCGCGGACCAAGGCTACATTGGCGACCCAGGCATTAGCCAAGGCGCATTTTGGATGCAGCGCTCGGTCTTGAAGGAATTCGGCTATCCGAAAATTAAGACGCTGGATGAATATTTTGACCTGATCAAGCAGTATCAGGAGAAGCATCCGCAAGTGGATGGCAAGGATACGGTAGGCTTCGTTATTTTTGCAGGTGTAGCTGACAACTTCTTTACTCTTACAAACCCTTCGATGCATCTGGCCGGTTATCCGAACGATGGCGGCGTGCTCGTTGATATGGCTACGCATGAAGCGAAAACCTATCAAGCAAGCGAATACGAGAAACGCTGGATTCAGAAGCTGAATGAGGTAAATGCCGAGGGGCTGTTCGACCCTGAATCGTTCACTGCAAACAAGGATCAATATTTGGCGAAGCTGACCTCCGGCCGTGTGCTCGGCTATTTCAACTACGGCTGGCAGGTTGGAGATGCAACGAACAATTTGAAAAAAGCGGGCATTGACGAGAAACGCTATACGCCGCTTCCAATCGTATTTGATCAAAATACGAAGGATCAATATGTCGATCCCCCTGCCTTCGTTAACAACCGCGGTATCGGCATTTCGATAAATGCGAAGGACCCGGTCCGCATTATCCAATACTTTGACAATATGCTCAAGGAAGAAAATCAAATTCTCGTGCAATGGGGCATCAAGGACCAAAATTACAGCGTCGATGCAAACGGGCGTTTTATTATGAACGAACAGCAAATCAGCGAGCGCAATGACACGGAGTTCACTCGCGAGTTCGGTTGGTCCTACTTCCAATACAATTGGCCGCGTTACGGCAATAATTCCCTGCTGGCGGATGGCAACTCCTATGCGGTAGGCAATCAGCCGGAGGTCGCTTATGCAGGCTATACGGACGGGGATAAGGCGATTTTGGATGCCTATGGCGTCAAGACGTTTGCTGAAATGTTTGCGAAGCCGGATGAACGGCCGTGGTACCCCGCTTGGAGCATTAATAAAGGGCAAGGCACGCCGGAGCAGATTTTTGAACAGAAGAGCAGCGATATCGCGAAAAAATATTTGCCTAAGCTCGTGCTCGCTGATCCGGCGCAATTCGATTCCATCTGGAGCGAATATACGGCTGAATTCGGCAAGCTGGATTCCGCAAGCTATGAGTCCTTTATAACGAATATCGTCAAGGAGCGTGTAGCAGGCAATTGGTAG
- a CDS encoding carbohydrate ABC transporter permease, with the protein MIGLMIVTLYPFINMFALSFNDANDSIRGNIYLWPRLWTLDNYKYIFNEASIYYATTISALRTIVGTIVSVFCTAMLAYTVSRQSFVLRKFVTVAFIFTMYFSGGLIPGYLLIKELHLINSFWVYIIPGIIGVFNMIVIRSFIEGLPDGILESAKIDGAGEFTTFMRVVLPLTVPALATVSLFVAVGQWNSWFDVFLYNSSRIELSTLQYELMKILQTSNTAATSSTAADQFASGQSGVTSVTPTSIRATMTIIASVPIIMVYPFLQKYFVKGMTVGGVKG; encoded by the coding sequence ATGATCGGCTTAATGATCGTTACGCTGTATCCCTTTATCAATATGTTCGCGCTGTCGTTTAACGATGCGAATGATTCGATTCGCGGCAATATTTATTTATGGCCGAGGCTGTGGACGCTGGACAACTATAAATATATTTTTAATGAGGCCTCGATTTATTATGCGACGACGATATCGGCACTGCGGACGATCGTGGGCACGATAGTGTCGGTGTTTTGCACCGCCATGCTGGCGTATACGGTCAGCCGCCAAAGCTTTGTGCTGCGCAAATTTGTCACGGTCGCTTTTATTTTCACTATGTATTTCAGCGGCGGGCTCATCCCCGGCTACCTATTAATTAAGGAGCTGCACCTGATCAATTCATTCTGGGTGTATATTATTCCCGGCATCATCGGCGTATTTAATATGATCGTTATTCGTTCGTTCATTGAAGGGCTGCCGGACGGCATACTGGAATCGGCGAAAATCGATGGAGCAGGCGAGTTTACGACGTTCATGCGCGTTGTTTTGCCCCTTACTGTACCCGCGCTTGCAACGGTATCGCTGTTCGTGGCGGTTGGACAGTGGAACTCCTGGTTCGACGTATTTTTGTACAATTCCTCGCGAATTGAGCTGAGTACGCTGCAATACGAGCTGATGAAAATACTTCAGACGTCGAATACGGCGGCCACCTCATCGACCGCAGCCGACCAGTTCGCTTCCGGCCAGAGCGGGGTCACGTCTGTCACGCCTACCTCGATTAGAGCTACGATGACGATTATAGCGAGCGTACCGATCATTATGGTTTATCCGTTTTTGCAAAAATATTTTGTGAAGGGCATGACGGTCGGCGGTGTGAAGGGCTAA
- a CDS encoding ABC transporter permease subunit, whose translation MSTDEGRALRRSRLPFFFKKLLQQKVLVAMSVPFLLWLVLFKYVPLWGWTIAFQKFRPAKGLFDQEWVGWKNFKFLFQDDTFYQVLRNTIVMSTINLVFGFLTAITLAILLNELRHILFKRVVQTISYLPHFISWVVAASIVSSVLSPEGIINILLVKWHIIEHPILWLGKGEYFWGIIGSAEVWKNVGWNTIIYLAAITTIDPAQYEAAEMDGANRFQRIGYITLPGMKSVIVILLIMNLGHILESGFEPQYLLGNGMTVEYSDNLDIFVLKYGMDMGNYSLATAAGIFKTAVSFIFLLSANGIAKRLGESRLF comes from the coding sequence ATTTCAACCGATGAGGGGCGAGCGCTTAGGCGCTCGCGCCTGCCCTTTTTTTTCAAAAAGCTGCTGCAGCAAAAGGTTCTAGTGGCGATGTCCGTCCCTTTTTTACTATGGCTGGTGTTATTTAAATATGTGCCGCTATGGGGCTGGACGATCGCATTCCAGAAATTCCGCCCGGCTAAGGGACTGTTTGACCAGGAATGGGTAGGCTGGAAAAACTTTAAGTTTTTATTTCAGGACGATACGTTTTATCAGGTGCTGCGCAATACAATCGTCATGAGCACGATTAATTTGGTTTTCGGCTTTCTAACGGCAATAACGCTGGCGATATTGCTCAATGAGCTGCGCCATATTTTATTCAAGCGGGTCGTGCAGACAATCAGCTATTTGCCCCATTTTATATCGTGGGTCGTTGCGGCCAGCATTGTATCCTCGGTGCTTTCGCCGGAGGGCATTATTAATATTTTGCTCGTTAAATGGCATATTATCGAACATCCAATACTTTGGCTCGGCAAGGGCGAGTATTTTTGGGGCATTATCGGCTCAGCGGAAGTGTGGAAAAATGTCGGGTGGAACACGATTATTTATCTCGCGGCCATTACAACGATTGATCCCGCTCAATATGAAGCGGCTGAAATGGATGGTGCGAACCGCTTCCAGCGCATCGGGTATATTACGCTGCCAGGCATGAAATCGGTCATCGTCATTTTGCTCATTATGAATTTAGGGCATATTTTGGAGTCGGGCTTCGAGCCGCAATATTTGCTGGGCAATGGGATGACGGTCGAATACTCGGACAACCTTGATATATTCGTATTGAAATACGGGATGGATATGGGCAACTATTCGCTGGCGACCGCCGCGGGCATATTCAAAACCGCCGTCAGCTTTATCTTCCTCTTGTCTGCTAACGGGATTGCGAAACGGCTTGGCGAGAGCAGACTATTTTAA
- a CDS encoding response regulator, producing MYKVLLVDDEMFVRRGLMNLMDWEALGYKICGEAENGMDALEQMKRLNPDVVMADIRMPMLDGLELIRAASEMEQECPAFIIVSGVHDFHYAQQALRYGVHDYILKPIDEGELATTLKKLTGTLALKRIASLTGDKLAADSIFETLIKGSFKEEDMKTLCSALELEEVGTYVYVLAELHTGMAAKETETASETAIESGVHMASTTDTTSKAFTAACQAAIRLIQSSQSNQSSQAADKKHESPAIFTYEQQTGLYGCLLHMNSLLADDSDRHYIFRLLHSTLENQLGHPVTLYVGNPVERLQQIKESYRGANEALAYKFAEADQVIVHASRVQGTPLYYFDMEAALYSRLIEKVEENKPEQYAADIDLLFQAFREKRFAPDAVSNAMVRFVIGIINIIRKMNGDEKQLKQLPAMMNWQQQGTRLCDLKQLFLAFTNEASACIALLRSDQSKGGIEKVKKYIEAHYNENISLKGLAGKFYMNSVYLGQLFRKTYGVYFNEYLLSIRVREAKKLLRQTDMRMYEVAEMVGFQNSDYFVTQFEKLEKVTPTDYRNGLFGKT from the coding sequence ATGTATAAGGTGCTGCTGGTGGATGATGAAATGTTTGTCCGCAGAGGGCTGATGAATTTAATGGACTGGGAAGCATTGGGCTATAAAATTTGCGGCGAGGCTGAAAATGGCATGGATGCGCTGGAGCAGATGAAGCGGCTTAATCCGGATGTCGTAATGGCGGACATTCGTATGCCGATGCTGGATGGCCTGGAATTGATTCGTGCAGCTTCGGAAATGGAACAGGAATGTCCGGCCTTCATTATTGTAAGCGGCGTTCACGATTTTCATTACGCCCAGCAGGCGCTGCGCTATGGGGTTCATGACTATATATTAAAGCCTATTGATGAGGGCGAGCTTGCGACGACGCTGAAGAAGCTGACCGGAACGCTCGCCCTTAAGCGTATTGCGAGCTTGACGGGCGATAAGCTGGCTGCCGACTCGATTTTTGAAACGTTGATTAAGGGGAGCTTTAAAGAAGAGGATATGAAGACGCTATGCTCAGCCCTTGAGCTAGAGGAGGTTGGCACGTATGTTTATGTGCTGGCTGAACTGCATACAGGCATGGCGGCCAAGGAAACAGAAACAGCATCAGAAACGGCAATAGAATCGGGAGTCCACATGGCGAGCACCACTGATACGACGTCGAAAGCCTTCACAGCCGCTTGTCAGGCGGCTATCCGCCTTATCCAATCCAGCCAATCCAACCAATCCAGTCAAGCAGCGGACAAAAAGCATGAGTCTCCTGCCATATTCACCTATGAGCAGCAGACGGGGCTGTATGGCTGCCTGCTGCATATGAACAGCTTGCTGGCGGACGATTCTGATAGGCATTATATTTTTCGCCTCTTGCACAGCACCTTGGAAAATCAGTTAGGACATCCGGTCACTTTGTACGTAGGCAATCCAGTTGAGCGGCTGCAGCAGATTAAAGAGTCCTACCGCGGGGCGAATGAAGCGTTGGCCTATAAATTTGCGGAAGCGGACCAAGTTATTGTGCATGCGAGCCGTGTACAGGGAACGCCGCTGTATTATTTTGATATGGAGGCAGCATTGTACAGCAGACTGATTGAGAAGGTGGAGGAAAATAAACCGGAGCAATATGCCGCTGACATCGACCTGCTGTTTCAGGCGTTTCGCGAGAAACGTTTTGCTCCCGATGCCGTATCGAATGCGATGGTCCGCTTCGTCATCGGCATCATTAATATTATTCGCAAAATGAATGGGGATGAAAAGCAGCTGAAGCAGCTTCCCGCTATGATGAATTGGCAGCAGCAGGGCACACGCTTATGCGACTTGAAGCAGCTGTTTCTCGCTTTTACGAACGAGGCATCTGCCTGCATCGCTCTGCTTCGCAGCGACCAATCCAAAGGCGGCATCGAGAAGGTTAAGAAATACATTGAAGCCCATTATAACGAAAATATTAGCTTAAAGGGGCTGGCGGGGAAGTTTTATATGAATTCCGTTTATTTGGGGCAGCTGTTCCGCAAAACCTATGGCGTCTATTTCAACGAATATTTGCTCAGCATTCGGGTCAGGGAAGCGAAGAAGCTGCTGCGGCAAACCGATATGCGAATGTATGAGGTGGCAGAGATGGTTGGCTTCCAGAATTCGGACTATTTTGTCACCCAGTTTGAAAAGCTGGAGAAGGTTACTCCAACCGACTATCGCAACGGCCTATTTGGCAAAACCTAA
- a CDS encoding aldehyde dehydrogenase family protein, which translates to MKQNLYVFGQEAAAQQYDSLRSPYSGEVIAEVASATIEQADQAIEAALEAAAVMRKLPAYRRAEILAKVASLLQERKEEVAKIVAMEAAKPIKTARAEVDRTVQTYQFAAEEAKRIHGEMVPLDAAPGGEGRLAYTLREPLGVIGAITPFNFPLNLVAHKVGPSLAAGNTVVLKPAPQTPLSAYFIAKLFEEAGLPPGALNVISGDGKLLGEKLVQDARVKMITFTGSPEVGIGIRKQAGLKRVTLELGSNSAVIIDKDSDVDAVAARCVTGAYSYQGQICISLQRIFVMDELYDAFVSKFIALAVALRTGDPLNEHTDVSSLITEAATKRAMDWVAEAVQLGAELAIGGRVDEQGVMQPTVLLHVPAEAKVSCKEVFAPIVLINKISSIEEGIQQVNASDYGLQAGIFTQNIGKALDAADALHVGGVLINDIPTFRVDQMPYGGVKLSGTGREGIKYAVEEMLEMKLVIVNRNK; encoded by the coding sequence ATGAAGCAAAACTTATATGTGTTTGGTCAGGAAGCAGCTGCACAGCAGTACGATTCATTACGCTCGCCTTATTCAGGCGAGGTGATTGCTGAGGTAGCGAGCGCAACAATCGAGCAGGCCGATCAAGCGATTGAGGCGGCGCTGGAAGCGGCAGCAGTTATGCGGAAGCTGCCCGCTTATCGCCGGGCGGAAATTTTGGCCAAGGTGGCGTCGCTCTTGCAGGAACGCAAGGAGGAGGTTGCGAAAATCGTAGCTATGGAGGCGGCAAAGCCGATCAAGACGGCTCGCGCCGAGGTGGATCGCACCGTGCAAACGTATCAATTTGCGGCGGAAGAAGCGAAGCGGATTCATGGCGAGATGGTGCCGCTAGATGCTGCTCCAGGTGGCGAGGGACGGCTTGCCTATACGCTGCGCGAGCCGCTCGGTGTTATTGGCGCAATTACGCCGTTTAATTTTCCGCTGAATCTGGTCGCCCATAAGGTGGGACCTTCACTGGCGGCAGGCAACACCGTCGTGCTGAAGCCTGCTCCGCAGACGCCGCTGTCTGCTTATTTCATTGCCAAGCTGTTCGAGGAGGCCGGCCTGCCGCCAGGAGCGCTCAATGTTATTAGTGGAGACGGCAAGCTGCTTGGCGAGAAGCTGGTCCAGGATGCCCGCGTGAAGATGATTACGTTCACCGGCAGCCCAGAGGTCGGTATAGGCATTCGCAAGCAGGCGGGACTGAAGCGGGTGACGCTGGAGCTGGGCTCAAATTCGGCTGTCATTATTGACAAGGACAGTGACGTCGATGCTGTAGCTGCAAGGTGCGTAACCGGAGCCTACTCGTATCAGGGGCAAATTTGCATATCCTTGCAGCGGATTTTTGTAATGGACGAGCTGTATGATGCCTTCGTCAGCAAGTTTATCGCATTAGCTGTAGCGCTGCGGACAGGTGATCCGCTGAACGAGCATACGGATGTATCCTCGCTTATCACGGAAGCTGCGACGAAGCGGGCGATGGATTGGGTGGCGGAAGCGGTCCAGCTAGGCGCCGAGCTAGCTATTGGCGGCCGAGTCGACGAGCAAGGCGTTATGCAGCCGACTGTGCTGCTTCATGTGCCAGCAGAAGCGAAGGTTTCCTGCAAGGAGGTGTTTGCGCCGATCGTGCTGATCAATAAAATTAGCAGCATCGAGGAAGGCATTCAGCAGGTGAACGCCTCCGATTACGGCCTGCAAGCAGGCATTTTCACGCAAAATATAGGCAAAGCGCTTGATGCGGCGGATGCGCTGCATGTGGGCGGCGTGCTGATCAACGATATTCCTACGTTTCGCGTCGATCAAATGCCTTATGGCGGCGTGAAGCTCAGCGGCACAGGACGCGAGGGCATTAAATATGCGGTGGAAGAAATGCTGGAGATGAAGCTCGTTATTGTGAATCGGAACAAGTAG